In Schistocerca piceifrons isolate TAMUIC-IGC-003096 chromosome 9, iqSchPice1.1, whole genome shotgun sequence, the following proteins share a genomic window:
- the LOC124717227 gene encoding cyclin-dependent kinases regulatory subunit-like produces MPVEQIQYSEKYQDQNYEYRHVILPADIAKHVPKTHLMTETEWRNLGVQQSPGWVHYMLHSPEPHILLFRRLRTDKPQNTSEATEGNEPRGDQ; encoded by the exons atgcctGTTGAACAGATTCAATATTCTGAGAAGTATCAAGATCAAAATTACGAATACAG GCATGTGATTTTACCAGCAGATATTGCCAAACATGTTCCGAAAACTCATTTGATGACAGAAACAGAGTGGAGGAACCTTGGAGTACAGCAGAGTCCGGGTTGGGTTCATTATATGTTGCATTCACCAG AACCACATATTCTTTTGTTCCGAAGACTGAGAACGGACAAGCCCCAGAATACGTCAGAAGCAACAGAGGGGAATGAACCCCGCGGCGATCAATGA